One window from the genome of Dioscorea cayenensis subsp. rotundata cultivar TDr96_F1 chromosome 3, TDr96_F1_v2_PseudoChromosome.rev07_lg8_w22 25.fasta, whole genome shotgun sequence encodes:
- the LOC120249282 gene encoding LOW QUALITY PROTEIN: fasciclin-like arabinogalactan protein 7 (The sequence of the model RefSeq protein was modified relative to this genomic sequence to represent the inferred CDS: deleted 1 base in 1 codon) codes for MALATMLVVTTLLIVSAPLTMAKTVETLPPAPSPGPEFVNLTELLTNAGPFHTFLKYLTQTQVLQTFQDQANNTVQGITIFVPKDSAFSSLKKPSLSNITQDQLKTLLLYHAFPKYYSFTDFKNLSNSNPVSTFAGGQNTLNVTDASGLIRVNSGWSNPKISSSVYSAYPAAVYQIDSVLIPAAIFGTAPPLPPAPAPAPTPVSDLTPPSDLAPSVNNLAPKSSGSANTASPSASNVISIGVFSYLAAAISACLMLVL; via the exons ATGGCATTAGCAACAATGCTAGTAGTGACCACACTGTTAATTGTTTCGGCACCGTTAACCATGGCTAAAACTGTCGAAACTCTACCCCCGGCACCGTCTCCCGGCCCGGAGTTTGTTAACCTTACTGAACTTCTCACCAATGCCGGCCCTTTCCATACCTTCCTCAAGTATTTGACTCAGACTCAAGTCCTGCAAACATTCCAAGACCAAGCTAACAACACAGTGCAAGGAATTACCATCTTTGTTCCTAAAGATTCAGCATTCTCTTCTCTTAAGAAGCCTTCACTCTCAAACATCACTCAAGATCAGCTCAAGACACTGCTTTTGTACCATGCATTCCCAAAATACTACTCTTTTACTGATTTCAAGAACCTAAGCAATAGCAATCCTGTGAGCACATTTGCCGGTGGGCAGAACACTCTTAATGTCACTGATGCTTCAGGGCTTATCAGAGTG AATTCCGGGTGGTCGAATCCGAAAATCAGTAGCAGTGTGTATTCTGCATATCCAGCGGCTGTTTATCAGATTGATAGTGTTCTAATTCCGGCAGCAATCTTCGGTACTGCTCCACCTCTTCCGCCAGCTCCCGCTCCCGCTCCCACTCCTGTTTCCGATCTCACTCCGCCTTCTGATTTGGCTCCATCGGTGAACAATCTCGCTCCAAAGTCATCAGGATCTGCAAATACTGCATCACCTTCAGCTTCCAATGTTATCAGCATTGGTGTCTTCAGTTATTTGGCTGCTGCCATTTCTGCTTGTTTGATGCTTGTTCTGTGA
- the LOC120282827 gene encoding rho GDP-dissociation inhibitor 1 isoform X2: MSLAVGALSSCSKDMGFDENKDKNGVLARKEEEEQDKLNLSLNLNLNLNIPRKLSETSLYATEDEEEEEEDDDEKGIKGLDLGPQLSLKDQFEKDKDDESLRRWKEQLLGSVDLTSVGENLEPEVKIMSLSIQSPGRPDIVLPIPVIPNSKGLWFTLKEGSQYKLKFTFSVNNNIVSGLKYINAVWKTGVKVDSTKEMLGTFSPQVEPYICEVPEDTTPSGIFARGSYSAKTKFVDDDGKCYLELNYTFDIRKEWSSILD; the protein is encoded by the exons ATGTCTTTGGCTGTTGGAGCTCTCTCAAGCTGCTCAAAAGACATGGGCTTTGATGAGAACAAGGACAAAAATGGAGTCTTGGCAAGGAAAGAA GAGGAGGAACAGGACAAGCTCAATCTGAGCCTGAATCTCAATCTGAATCTGAATATTCCCAGGAAATTGAGTGAAACATCCCTGTATGCAActgaggatgaagaagaagaagaagaggatgatgatgagaaaGGTATCAAAGGTCTTGATCTTGGTCCTCAACTCAGCCTCAAGGATCAATTTGAAAAAGATAAG GATGATGAAAGTCTGAGAAGGTGGAAAGAGCAGCTTTTAGGCAGTGTGGACCTTACTTCTGTTGGAG AAAATTTAGAACCAGAAGTGAAGATCATGAGCCTTTCAATTCAATCTCCTGGTAGACCTGACATTGTTCTTCCAATTCCTGTCATTCCTAACTCAAAGGGCTTATGGTTTACTCTGAAAGAAGGCAGTCAGtataaactcaaattcactttCTCTGTTAACAATAACATTGTTTCTGGCTTGAAATATATCAATGCAGTTTGGAAAACTGGTGTTAAGG TTGATAGCACAAAGGAAATGTTAGGGACTTTTAGTCCTCAAGTTGAGCCTTACATTTGTGAGGTGCCGGAAGACACTACTCCGTCCGGTATTTTTGCTCGAGGATCTTACTCTGCAAAAACAAAg TTTGTCGATGATGACGGGAAATGCTACTTAGAGCTCAATTACACTTTCGATATTCGCAAAGAATGGTCATCGATCCTGGACTGA
- the LOC120282827 gene encoding rho GDP-dissociation inhibitor 1 isoform X1, with the protein MRKRCEAKCEQEEEQDKLNLSLNLNLNLNIPRKLSETSLYATEDEEEEEEDDDEKGIKGLDLGPQLSLKDQFEKDKDDESLRRWKEQLLGSVDLTSVGENLEPEVKIMSLSIQSPGRPDIVLPIPVIPNSKGLWFTLKEGSQYKLKFTFSVNNNIVSGLKYINAVWKTGVKVDSTKEMLGTFSPQVEPYICEVPEDTTPSGIFARGSYSAKTKFVDDDGKCYLELNYTFDIRKEWSSILD; encoded by the exons atgagaaaaagatgtgAAGCTAAGTGTGAGCAGGAGGAGGAACAGGACAAGCTCAATCTGAGCCTGAATCTCAATCTGAATCTGAATATTCCCAGGAAATTGAGTGAAACATCCCTGTATGCAActgaggatgaagaagaagaagaagaggatgatgatgagaaaGGTATCAAAGGTCTTGATCTTGGTCCTCAACTCAGCCTCAAGGATCAATTTGAAAAAGATAAG GATGATGAAAGTCTGAGAAGGTGGAAAGAGCAGCTTTTAGGCAGTGTGGACCTTACTTCTGTTGGAG AAAATTTAGAACCAGAAGTGAAGATCATGAGCCTTTCAATTCAATCTCCTGGTAGACCTGACATTGTTCTTCCAATTCCTGTCATTCCTAACTCAAAGGGCTTATGGTTTACTCTGAAAGAAGGCAGTCAGtataaactcaaattcactttCTCTGTTAACAATAACATTGTTTCTGGCTTGAAATATATCAATGCAGTTTGGAAAACTGGTGTTAAGG TTGATAGCACAAAGGAAATGTTAGGGACTTTTAGTCCTCAAGTTGAGCCTTACATTTGTGAGGTGCCGGAAGACACTACTCCGTCCGGTATTTTTGCTCGAGGATCTTACTCTGCAAAAACAAAg TTTGTCGATGATGACGGGAAATGCTACTTAGAGCTCAATTACACTTTCGATATTCGCAAAGAATGGTCATCGATCCTGGACTGA